From one Catenuloplanes nepalensis genomic stretch:
- a CDS encoding bifunctional sugar phosphate isomerase/epimerase/4-hydroxyphenylpyruvate dioxygenase family protein — protein MRRSIATVCVSGTLDDKLTAAAAAGFDGIELFENDLVVSPWSPAEIRARCAGLGLSIDLYQPFRDFEGVPADVLELNLRRAARKFDVMEALGTDTMLVCSSVSPDARDDDALAAEHLSRLATQAAERGIRIAYEALAWGRNVSTWDHAWRIVRAAGHPALGLCLDSFHILSREVSPDGIADITPGKIFFVQLADAPHLRMDVLQWSRHHRLFPGQGAFDLPGLITNIQASGYDGPLSLEVFNDVFRQADPARTAVDAMRSLIALEDRAGLHPLPPAPTLRGHAFTEFAVDGGTGPQLREALRGLGFAHTGQHRTKPVELWEQSACRVVLNSAVTRPGAAISAIAVSTDDPEAALRRAVALRAPAHVSAHGPREVSLASVTAPDGTDVFLTDHSTDWRADFLSTGDSPGIGTGLLSTDHIGLTQPFDHFDEAGLFYDSVLGLGRLATEEFAAPFGLMRSRALATTGREVRLALTVALLRRGEWAPGVPEPQHIAFSTSDIMATAARVPQRLAIPDNYYADLAARFALPDDTIEPLRRHGVLYDRDAHGGELLHFYTPVHGGRVFFEIVERRGGYDAFGETNAPVRMAAHRHLRLTTGRATPQLAGDA, from the coding sequence ATGCGGCGGTCGATCGCGACGGTGTGCGTCTCCGGGACGCTGGACGACAAGCTGACCGCCGCGGCGGCGGCCGGGTTCGACGGGATCGAGCTGTTCGAGAACGACCTCGTGGTGTCGCCGTGGTCGCCGGCCGAGATCCGGGCCCGGTGCGCCGGCCTCGGCCTGTCGATCGACCTCTACCAGCCGTTCCGCGACTTCGAAGGCGTACCCGCGGATGTCCTCGAACTGAATCTGCGACGCGCCGCCCGCAAGTTCGACGTGATGGAGGCGCTCGGCACGGACACCATGCTGGTCTGCTCGTCGGTCTCGCCGGACGCACGGGACGACGACGCGCTGGCCGCGGAGCACCTGTCCCGACTCGCGACTCAGGCCGCTGAGCGTGGGATCAGGATCGCCTACGAGGCGCTCGCCTGGGGCCGCAACGTGTCCACGTGGGACCACGCCTGGCGGATCGTGCGCGCGGCCGGCCACCCCGCGCTCGGGCTGTGCCTGGACTCGTTCCACATCCTCTCGCGCGAGGTCAGCCCGGACGGCATCGCGGACATCACGCCCGGGAAGATCTTCTTCGTGCAGCTGGCCGACGCGCCGCACCTGCGGATGGACGTACTCCAGTGGAGCCGCCACCACCGGCTCTTCCCCGGCCAGGGCGCGTTCGACCTCCCCGGCCTGATCACGAACATCCAGGCGAGTGGGTACGACGGACCGCTGTCCCTGGAGGTCTTCAACGACGTCTTCCGGCAGGCCGATCCGGCACGCACCGCGGTCGACGCGATGCGCTCGCTGATCGCGCTGGAGGACCGGGCCGGCCTGCACCCGCTGCCGCCCGCACCCACGCTGCGCGGCCACGCGTTCACCGAGTTCGCGGTGGACGGCGGCACCGGCCCACAGTTGCGCGAGGCGTTGCGGGGCCTCGGTTTCGCGCACACCGGCCAGCACCGCACCAAGCCCGTGGAACTGTGGGAACAGTCAGCCTGCCGGGTCGTGCTGAACAGCGCGGTGACCCGGCCCGGCGCCGCGATCAGCGCGATCGCGGTCAGCACGGACGATCCCGAGGCCGCACTGCGCCGCGCCGTGGCGCTGCGGGCACCGGCGCACGTCAGCGCGCACGGCCCGCGCGAGGTCTCGCTCGCCTCCGTAACCGCCCCGGACGGCACGGACGTGTTCCTGACCGACCACTCGACGGACTGGCGTGCGGACTTCCTGTCGACCGGCGACTCCCCCGGCATCGGCACCGGCCTGCTCAGCACCGACCACATCGGACTGACCCAGCCGTTCGACCACTTCGACGAGGCCGGGCTGTTCTACGACTCAGTCCTGGGGCTGGGCCGGCTCGCGACGGAGGAGTTCGCGGCGCCGTTCGGCCTGATGCGCTCGCGCGCGCTGGCCACCACGGGCCGGGAGGTGCGCCTGGCGCTCACGGTCGCGCTGCTGCGCCGCGGCGAGTGGGCGCCCGGCGTCCCGGAGCCACAGCACATCGCCTTCTCCACATCGGACATCATGGCGACGGCCGCGCGGGTGCCGCAGCGGCTGGCGATCCCGGACAACTACTACGCGGACCTCGCGGCCCGATTCGCCCTGCCCGACGACACGATCGAGCCGCTGCGCCGGCACGGCGTCCTCTACGACCGGGACGCGCACGGCGGCGAGCTGCTGCACTTCTACACACCGGTGCACGGGGGCAGGGTGTTCTTCGAGATCGTCGAGCGACGTGGCGGCTACGACGCCTTCGGCGAGACGAACGCGCCGGTCCGGATGGCCGCCCACCGCCACCTGCGCCTGACCACCGGCCGGGCGACACCACAGCTTGCAGGCGACGCGTAA
- a CDS encoding IS5 family transposase has product MGDRKPYPSDVSDAQWALIGPFLDVWRAGRVSVAGRTGEQDLREVVNAILYQNRTGCQWAYLPHDLPQKPVVYYYFGLWRDDGTDAVIHDLLRCQARQKAGRAEDPTMVVLDTQSVRAANHVPAATTGKDAGKKVPGRKRGLAVDALGLIVAVVVAAASVTDNVIGIRLLDKVAAHAPTVTVAMVDAGFKQDVAVHGAVTGIDVEVVKRSDTMPGFVPVKKRWIVEQVYGTLMLHRRLAREYESRPESSVSRTLWASIANMARRLTGTSTPTWRDR; this is encoded by the coding sequence ATGGGTGATCGGAAGCCGTATCCGAGTGACGTCAGCGATGCGCAGTGGGCGTTGATCGGCCCGTTTCTGGACGTGTGGCGGGCGGGGCGGGTGTCGGTCGCGGGCCGGACCGGTGAGCAGGATCTGCGGGAGGTCGTGAACGCGATCCTGTATCAGAACCGGACCGGCTGCCAGTGGGCGTATCTGCCGCATGACCTGCCACAGAAGCCGGTGGTCTACTACTACTTCGGGTTGTGGCGTGATGACGGCACCGACGCGGTCATCCATGATCTGCTGCGGTGCCAGGCCCGGCAGAAGGCCGGCCGGGCCGAGGACCCGACCATGGTGGTGCTGGACACCCAGTCGGTGCGGGCCGCGAACCACGTCCCGGCTGCCACGACCGGCAAAGACGCGGGGAAGAAGGTTCCGGGCCGTAAGCGGGGCCTGGCCGTGGATGCTCTCGGGTTGATCGTCGCCGTGGTCGTGGCCGCCGCGTCGGTGACCGACAACGTCATCGGGATTCGGCTGCTGGACAAGGTCGCCGCGCACGCCCCGACCGTCACGGTCGCGATGGTCGACGCCGGGTTCAAACAGGACGTCGCCGTCCACGGCGCCGTGACAGGTATCGACGTCGAGGTCGTCAAACGCTCCGACACGATGCCGGGGTTCGTGCCGGTGAAGAAGCGGTGGATCGTCGAGCAGGTCTACGGCACCCTGATGCTGCACCGCCGCCTGGCGCGTGAGTACGAGAGCCGCCCGGAATCGAGCGTGTCCCGCACGCTCTGGGCATCGATAGCGAACATGGCCCGCCGCCTGACCGGGACCAGCACCCCGACCTGGCGAGACCGGTAA
- a CDS encoding shikimate dehydrogenase: MRCGLIGAGIDASFSPALHETEARRQGLDLHYELIDVDRAGTPATLGRLLDDAERDGFAGLNITHPFKQHVVGLLDRLSPAARAIGAVNTVVFRDGARHGHNTDAYGFTESFRDGLPDVDTSRVVQLGAGGAGAATAHALLGLGIGHLTVVDPDLDRRGLLAETLSLHTDADRIAVAAPSELPDAIAHATGLVNASPVGMHRHPGLPLPAELLHPGLWVADIVYMPVHTPLLRTARAAGLRTLGGTAMCAYQAAAAFELFTGRTADTARMLRHLDVLLS, encoded by the coding sequence GTGCGGTGTGGACTGATCGGCGCCGGGATCGATGCGTCGTTCTCGCCCGCGCTGCACGAGACCGAGGCCCGCCGGCAGGGCCTCGACCTGCACTATGAGCTGATCGACGTGGACCGGGCGGGCACCCCGGCCACGCTCGGCCGGCTGCTCGACGACGCCGAACGCGACGGCTTCGCCGGGCTCAACATCACCCATCCGTTCAAGCAGCACGTCGTCGGGCTGCTCGACCGGCTGTCGCCCGCGGCGAGGGCGATCGGCGCGGTCAACACCGTCGTGTTCCGCGACGGTGCGCGGCACGGGCACAACACCGACGCGTACGGCTTCACCGAATCGTTCCGCGATGGACTGCCCGATGTGGACACCAGCCGGGTCGTGCAGCTCGGCGCGGGCGGCGCCGGTGCCGCCACCGCGCACGCGCTGCTCGGCCTGGGCATCGGGCACCTCACCGTGGTCGACCCCGACCTGGACCGGCGCGGACTGCTCGCCGAGACGCTCAGCCTGCACACGGACGCCGACCGGATCGCGGTGGCGGCTCCATCCGAGCTGCCCGACGCGATCGCGCACGCCACCGGACTGGTCAACGCCAGCCCGGTCGGCATGCACCGGCACCCCGGCCTGCCGCTTCCGGCGGAGCTGCTGCACCCCGGCCTGTGGGTCGCCGACATCGTCTACATGCCGGTCCACACGCCGCTGCTGCGCACCGCCCGCGCGGCCGGCCTGCGAACGCTCGGCGGCACCGCGATGTGCGCCTACCAGGCCGCCGCCGCGTTCGAACTCTTCACCGGGCGCACCGCGGACACCGCGCGGATGCTGCGCCACCTGGACGTTCTGCTCTCCTAG
- a CDS encoding copper resistance CopC family protein, protein MIRRMLAAALAMTVAVLVPAAPAFAHNRLTSSVPAEGARLDAVPAEIVLEFAESLNPTYTQLIVTDAAKARVAVSDPAVDGGKATITFTGTPGDGVYTVAYRVVSKDGHPVQGSYAFTVGTGAPAVAASNPAAPVVADAPPAAGGSSPAGVIVLVALVVVAVAGGAVAFWLSRRRRPAV, encoded by the coding sequence ATGATCCGCCGGATGCTGGCCGCCGCGCTCGCGATGACGGTCGCGGTACTGGTACCGGCCGCGCCCGCGTTCGCGCACAACCGGCTGACCTCGTCGGTGCCGGCCGAGGGGGCGCGGCTGGACGCCGTACCCGCGGAGATCGTTCTTGAATTCGCGGAGTCGCTGAATCCGACGTACACGCAGCTCATCGTGACGGACGCGGCGAAGGCCCGGGTCGCGGTCTCCGACCCGGCCGTCGACGGCGGAAAAGCGACGATCACCTTCACGGGTACGCCGGGCGACGGCGTCTACACGGTCGCGTACCGGGTGGTGTCCAAGGACGGGCATCCGGTGCAGGGCTCGTACGCGTTCACGGTCGGCACCGGCGCGCCCGCGGTGGCGGCTTCGAATCCGGCCGCGCCGGTGGTCGCCGACGCTCCCCCGGCCGCCGGCGGATCCTCGCCGGCCGGGGTGATCGTGCTGGTGGCGCTCGTCGTGGTGGCCGTCGCCGGCGGCGCGGTCGCGTTCTGGCTCTCCCGGCGCCGCAGACCCGCGGTGTGA
- a CDS encoding PadR family transcriptional regulator → MRTPTVSRTMAEVLGLLLQAWQEGAELHGWLIMRGLRRSGPAVYAALDQLEDAGWTTASWEALPAGENRARRRYYRLTASGVEAARQHAIPVETERPRWWRPQPGFGMAAR, encoded by the coding sequence ATGCGCACGCCGACCGTGTCGCGGACGATGGCCGAGGTCCTCGGGCTCCTGCTGCAGGCGTGGCAGGAGGGCGCCGAGCTGCACGGCTGGCTGATCATGCGCGGGCTGCGCCGCTCCGGCCCGGCCGTCTACGCCGCGCTCGACCAGTTGGAGGACGCAGGCTGGACGACCGCGAGCTGGGAGGCGCTGCCGGCCGGCGAGAACCGGGCCCGGCGACGCTACTACCGGCTCACCGCGTCCGGTGTGGAGGCGGCCCGGCAGCACGCGATCCCGGTCGAGACCGAGCGTCCGCGCTGGTGGCGGCCGCAGCCCGGCTTCGGGATGGCCGCGCGATGA
- a CDS encoding DUF3421 domain-containing protein — translation MTDYRWETAADGRIPEGAIPHGYDDDGSPLWVCRVRLHGGLHPGKVRPGLGLAGVAWGGDEIGVPGEYEVLMDRGIWGVAVGGDVPDDAYEAGHEHHGVPLFVARASIDGNNLQLGKVRREFGAANIGYGNEEHTVHAYEVLLRPDAPVFWSAKGPGRAAAGTPQPVTPGQSVTVNGKRVTVTVTVDLS, via the coding sequence ATGACGGACTATCGCTGGGAGACGGCCGCGGACGGGCGGATTCCGGAGGGGGCGATTCCGCACGGGTACGACGATGACGGCTCGCCGCTGTGGGTGTGCCGCGTGCGGCTGCACGGCGGGCTGCACCCGGGCAAGGTGCGACCGGGGCTCGGGCTGGCCGGCGTCGCCTGGGGTGGTGACGAGATCGGCGTGCCGGGCGAATACGAGGTGCTGATGGACCGCGGCATCTGGGGCGTGGCGGTCGGCGGCGACGTGCCGGACGACGCGTACGAGGCCGGGCACGAACACCACGGCGTCCCGCTGTTCGTGGCGCGGGCGTCGATCGACGGGAACAACCTGCAACTCGGCAAGGTGCGCCGCGAGTTCGGGGCGGCGAACATCGGCTACGGCAACGAGGAGCACACCGTGCACGCGTACGAGGTGCTGCTGCGCCCGGACGCGCCGGTCTTCTGGTCGGCGAAGGGACCCGGCCGGGCCGCCGCCGGCACACCGCAGCCGGTCACGCCGGGGCAGAGCGTCACCGTGAACGGCAAGCGGGTCACCGTCACGGTCACGGTGGACCTGAGCTAG
- a CDS encoding PH domain-containing protein yields MNGVEIILALLLGVLVNEFTGVSPWLGRRLAAWSARLRYGDTPRGKVRAEELEAVIEARPGSFLKLATGTNLAVASLVMRARRLIAGEPDPADAPSADEVLSAPRRVLPLDDEPTTLVARYLFPTERYRGEWKRHWINPARSALVVVIYGVLLEWIVAIYVRDRYQVWCALLVALATAVLVLYQLALWYFNRLIITNKRLMLTRGVARRTVAMMPLMRVVDVRYVQSPLGRVLGYGTFRLESASRRNAMRVVADVPRPNELYLRIVEEMYEPEAVEARLGRDKDDLDLEPAGLAGLPPFADEDLTDREFAEQGFAEQGFAEQGFAEQGFAEQDLAEQDLAEQGSADRRESPGTMPGSPWASPPIRDSEAEMIALLTKLGGAMESLTAAVDRLTASAAAQNRPREGRAGTDETDTMPAPPG; encoded by the coding sequence ATGAACGGCGTCGAGATCATCCTGGCCCTGCTGCTGGGTGTGCTGGTCAACGAGTTCACCGGCGTTTCCCCCTGGCTGGGCCGGCGGCTCGCGGCCTGGTCGGCGCGGCTGCGCTACGGCGACACGCCGCGTGGCAAGGTCCGCGCCGAGGAACTGGAGGCGGTGATCGAGGCGCGGCCGGGCAGCTTCCTCAAGCTGGCCACCGGCACCAACCTCGCGGTTGCCTCGCTGGTGATGCGCGCGCGGCGGCTGATCGCCGGAGAGCCCGATCCCGCGGACGCGCCCTCGGCCGACGAGGTGCTGTCCGCGCCGCGCCGAGTCCTGCCGCTGGACGACGAGCCGACCACGCTGGTGGCTCGTTACCTATTCCCGACCGAGCGCTACCGCGGCGAGTGGAAGCGGCACTGGATCAATCCGGCCCGGTCCGCCCTCGTCGTGGTGATCTACGGCGTGCTGCTGGAGTGGATCGTCGCGATCTACGTGCGGGACCGCTATCAGGTGTGGTGCGCGTTGCTGGTCGCACTCGCCACCGCGGTGCTGGTGCTCTATCAGCTGGCATTGTGGTACTTCAACCGCCTGATCATCACCAACAAGAGACTGATGCTCACCAGGGGCGTCGCCCGCCGTACCGTGGCGATGATGCCCCTGATGCGGGTGGTGGACGTCCGGTATGTGCAGTCGCCGCTCGGCCGGGTGCTCGGTTACGGCACGTTCCGGCTGGAGTCGGCCAGCAGGCGCAACGCGATGCGTGTCGTCGCCGACGTGCCGCGCCCCAACGAGCTCTATCTGCGCATCGTCGAGGAGATGTACGAACCGGAGGCGGTCGAGGCACGCCTCGGCCGGGACAAGGACGATCTCGACCTGGAACCGGCCGGCCTCGCGGGCCTTCCACCGTTCGCGGACGAGGACCTCACGGATCGGGAATTTGCGGAGCAGGGCTTCGCGGAGCAGGGCTTCGCGGAGCAGGGCTTCGCGGAGCAGGGCTTCGCGGAGCAGGATCTCGCGGAGCAGGATCTCGCGGAGCAGGGCTCCGCGGATCGGCGCGAGTCGCCGGGGACGATGCCGGGTTCGCCGTGGGCGAGCCCGCCGATCCGGGACTCGGAGGCCGAGATGATCGCGCTGCTGACGAAGCTGGGCGGCGCCATGGAGTCACTCACCGCGGCCGTCGACCGGCTGACCGCGAGCGCCGCCGCCCAGAACCGTCCGCGCGAGGGGCGCGCGGGCACCGATGAGACGGACACGATGCCGGCGCCACCCGGCTGA
- a CDS encoding PIN domain-containing protein: protein MDHEERIALFLDYENLAIGAREHLGGMTFALKPVADALAERGRVVVRKAYADWSYFDDDRRMLTRSHVELIDIPQRMGASRKNAADIKMVVDALELAFERPYISTFVLCTGDSDFTPLVHKLRELNKRVIGVGVQKSTSALLPPACDEFLYYDRLEGVEVPPARPKRGRPAAAPAAPPEPSPEPEVAAPELVEVVVTVEPSAGAESSARDAETLAALVAQTVTGLQQSSNGAVTASTLKRTLLRKDPTFSEADHGFRAFGELLRHLREQNVIELSDGSAKGDPEVSLPEHGDREAAFGVLRAVVQELSAGNGAVALSGLKNRVRKVAPGFSEKKLGYRSFLQFCKAAATSGAVALEWSADADDYLLTPPVGSQG from the coding sequence GTGGATCATGAAGAGCGCATCGCCCTGTTCCTCGACTACGAGAACCTGGCGATCGGGGCCCGCGAGCACCTGGGCGGGATGACGTTCGCGCTGAAGCCGGTCGCGGACGCGCTGGCCGAGCGCGGCCGGGTGGTGGTGCGGAAGGCGTACGCGGACTGGTCGTACTTCGACGACGACCGCCGGATGCTCACCCGGTCGCACGTCGAGCTGATCGACATCCCGCAGCGGATGGGCGCGTCCCGGAAGAACGCGGCCGACATCAAGATGGTGGTGGACGCGCTGGAGCTGGCGTTCGAGCGGCCCTACATCTCCACGTTCGTGCTCTGCACCGGCGACAGCGACTTCACGCCGCTGGTGCACAAGCTGCGCGAGTTGAACAAGCGGGTGATCGGCGTCGGTGTGCAGAAGTCGACGTCCGCGCTGCTCCCGCCGGCCTGCGACGAGTTCCTCTACTACGACCGGCTGGAGGGTGTGGAGGTCCCGCCGGCCCGGCCGAAGCGCGGTCGCCCGGCCGCCGCACCGGCCGCCCCACCTGAGCCGTCGCCGGAGCCGGAGGTGGCCGCGCCGGAGCTGGTCGAGGTGGTGGTGACGGTGGAACCGTCCGCCGGCGCCGAGTCCTCCGCGCGGGACGCGGAGACGCTCGCCGCGCTGGTCGCGCAGACCGTCACCGGCCTCCAGCAGAGTTCGAACGGCGCGGTGACCGCGTCCACGCTCAAGCGCACGCTGCTGCGTAAGGACCCCACGTTCAGCGAGGCCGACCACGGCTTCCGCGCGTTCGGCGAGCTGCTGCGCCACCTGCGGGAGCAGAACGTGATCGAGCTGAGCGACGGATCAGCCAAGGGTGACCCGGAGGTCAGCCTGCCGGAGCACGGCGACCGGGAGGCCGCGTTCGGTGTGCTGCGCGCGGTGGTCCAGGAGCTGTCCGCCGGCAACGGCGCGGTCGCGCTCTCCGGCCTGAAGAACCGGGTTCGCAAGGTCGCGCCCGGCTTCAGCGAGAAGAAGCTCGGCTACCGCTCGTTCCTGCAGTTCTGCAAGGCGGCCGCGACCAGCGGCGCGGTCGCGCTGGAGTGGAGCGCGGACGCGGACGACTACCTGCTGACCCCGCCGGTGGGTTCTCAGGGTTGA
- a CDS encoding TetR/AcrR family transcriptional regulator, whose translation MEETVERRRDAARTRAEIIDVATDEFANRGYAGARVDEIAARTRTTKRMIYYYFGGKEQLYRAVLERAYSEIRAAERAVDVEHLDPVMAVRRLAEVTFDHHEAHPAFIRLVGVENAQQARHVAHVARMAHLNSSAVDLLRGVLERGQADGVFRTDVDALDVHMMISSFCFFRVANRHTFGALFDRDLLDPARRAHYRTMLGDLLTGYLRI comes from the coding sequence ATGGAAGAGACCGTGGAACGCCGCCGGGACGCCGCACGCACCCGAGCCGAGATCATCGACGTGGCCACGGACGAGTTCGCGAATCGCGGCTACGCCGGCGCCCGGGTGGACGAGATCGCGGCGCGCACCCGCACCACGAAGCGGATGATCTACTACTACTTCGGCGGCAAGGAGCAGCTCTACCGCGCGGTGCTGGAGCGGGCGTACTCGGAGATCCGGGCCGCCGAGCGGGCCGTGGACGTGGAGCACCTGGACCCGGTGATGGCGGTGCGGCGGCTGGCCGAGGTCACGTTCGACCACCACGAGGCGCACCCGGCGTTCATCCGGCTGGTCGGCGTGGAGAACGCGCAACAGGCCCGGCACGTCGCGCACGTCGCGCGGATGGCCCACCTGAACAGCTCGGCCGTGGACCTGCTGCGCGGCGTGCTGGAGCGCGGCCAGGCGGACGGCGTGTTCCGCACGGACGTGGATGCGCTGGACGTCCACATGATGATCAGCTCGTTCTGCTTCTTCCGGGTCGCGAACCGGCACACGTTCGGCGCGCTCTTCGACCGCGACCTGCTGGACCCGGCACGCCGCGCGCACTACCGCACCATGCTGGGCGACCTGTTGACCGGATATCTACGGATTTAA
- a CDS encoding Dyp-type peroxidase, with protein sequence MSRRGLFTGGAAALGGAVAGGTVVSLGPEAAPSARPAPVLVDYGQVVEPFYGARQSGVETIPQAHAAFVAFTLAPGSDRDALGRMMRLLTDDAARLTRGEAPLADTEAELAVVPARLTVTFGFGPGLYAAARLPSPVAPLPAFPQIDRLEDRWNGGDLLIQICADDPITVTHAQRMLIKDSRPFATVRWVQRGFRRSAGVEAADRTQRNLLGQLDGTANPASGTPSFGTAVWREDGSTQLVVRRIRAELEEWDLLGRTDKENAVGRKLANGAPLTGTAELDEPDFAKLDATGFPVMPDFAHVTRARQTDDRLKIVRRPYNYDEAPAADGTADCGLIFASYQADIVRQYIPIQTRLAEKDLMNEWITPIGSAVFAIPPGVPEGGWIGQQVLA encoded by the coding sequence ATCAGCCGTCGCGGGCTGTTCACCGGCGGTGCCGCCGCACTCGGCGGCGCCGTCGCGGGCGGTACGGTCGTCTCTCTCGGGCCTGAGGCGGCACCTTCCGCGCGACCGGCCCCGGTGCTCGTCGACTACGGCCAGGTGGTCGAGCCGTTCTACGGTGCCCGGCAGTCCGGCGTCGAGACGATCCCGCAGGCGCACGCCGCGTTCGTCGCGTTCACGCTGGCGCCCGGCAGCGACCGCGACGCGCTGGGCCGGATGATGCGCCTGCTCACCGACGACGCGGCCCGGCTCACCCGGGGCGAGGCGCCGCTGGCCGACACCGAGGCGGAGCTGGCCGTGGTCCCGGCCCGGCTGACCGTCACGTTCGGCTTCGGGCCCGGCCTCTACGCGGCGGCCCGGCTGCCCTCCCCGGTCGCGCCGCTGCCCGCGTTCCCGCAGATCGACCGGCTGGAGGACCGCTGGAACGGCGGCGACCTGCTGATCCAGATCTGCGCGGACGATCCGATCACGGTCACCCACGCGCAGCGCATGCTGATCAAGGACAGCCGGCCGTTCGCGACCGTCCGGTGGGTGCAGCGCGGATTCCGCCGCAGCGCCGGCGTGGAAGCGGCCGACCGGACCCAGCGCAACCTGCTCGGCCAGCTCGACGGTACCGCGAACCCGGCGTCCGGCACGCCGTCGTTCGGCACCGCGGTCTGGCGCGAGGACGGCTCCACCCAGCTGGTCGTCCGCCGGATCCGCGCCGAGCTGGAGGAGTGGGACCTGCTCGGCCGCACCGACAAGGAGAACGCGGTCGGCCGGAAGCTGGCCAACGGCGCGCCGCTGACCGGCACGGCCGAGCTGGACGAGCCGGACTTCGCGAAGCTGGACGCCACCGGGTTCCCGGTCATGCCGGACTTCGCGCACGTCACGCGCGCACGGCAGACCGACGACCGGCTGAAGATCGTGCGCCGGCCGTACAACTACGACGAGGCGCCGGCCGCGGACGGGACCGCGGACTGCGGGCTGATCTTCGCCTCGTACCAGGCGGACATCGTGCGGCAGTACATCCCGATCCAGACGCGGCTGGCGGAGAAGGATCTGATGAACGAGTGGATCACGCCGATCGGCTCGGCCGTCTTCGCGATCCCGCCCGGCGTGCCGGAGGGCGGCTGGATCGGGCAGCAGGTGCTGGCATGA
- a CDS encoding Nramp family divalent metal transporter, with protein sequence MTDLPAPVPLRRMIGPGVVAVGIGMAAGEIILWPYLTVLGGLGLLWLAISTLVVQFVINMEIERYTLATGQTVVAGFSRWWKGWGILICLGGAFQYVWPGWATSGSTVFTYLVGGGDPVWITVLVLVLIGVLLSVSRVVYTTVERVEVVKVALTLFFLLVVVVFVISLSTWGAGARAAVVEFGRIPPEITFVMLLSAIGAAGAGGVHNLVLSNWIRDKGYGMGAHVPRLISPITGRSEPAGADRFDLAVTDGNLERWRVWWRRANVEHLVTFVAVCLVTITVMSLLAYETLAGRGDLKSDPSFLRIEGDVLADRVGVWLKLLFFAIAAVSLWAAAMGLLDVIGRLTADFVHRVYTPGSTRWTEPRLYLLVVWTEIVLGSIILLAGFTQPLGLLIVSTCAASVVTLLYSILLVRLNIKDLPAPVRLGGWRLGGMLVAIAFYGFFAIAMIVTQLQRL encoded by the coding sequence ATGACTGACCTTCCCGCTCCCGTACCGCTGCGGCGGATGATCGGCCCCGGCGTCGTCGCGGTCGGCATCGGCATGGCGGCCGGCGAGATCATCCTCTGGCCGTACCTCACCGTCCTGGGCGGCCTCGGCCTGCTCTGGCTCGCGATCAGCACGCTGGTCGTGCAGTTCGTCATCAACATGGAGATCGAGCGCTACACGCTGGCCACCGGGCAGACCGTGGTCGCCGGCTTCTCCCGCTGGTGGAAGGGCTGGGGCATCCTGATCTGCCTCGGCGGCGCGTTCCAGTACGTCTGGCCCGGCTGGGCGACCAGCGGCTCCACGGTCTTCACCTACCTGGTCGGCGGCGGCGACCCGGTCTGGATCACCGTGCTCGTGCTGGTGCTGATCGGCGTGCTGCTGTCCGTGTCCCGCGTCGTCTACACCACGGTCGAGCGCGTCGAGGTGGTCAAGGTCGCGCTCACGCTGTTCTTCCTGCTCGTCGTGGTCGTCTTCGTCATCTCGCTGTCCACCTGGGGCGCCGGTGCGCGGGCCGCGGTCGTCGAGTTCGGCCGCATCCCGCCGGAGATCACGTTCGTGATGCTGCTCAGCGCGATCGGCGCGGCCGGGGCCGGGGGCGTGCACAACCTGGTGCTCAGCAACTGGATCCGCGACAAGGGCTACGGGATGGGCGCGCACGTGCCCCGCTTGATCTCGCCGATCACCGGTCGCTCGGAGCCGGCGGGCGCGGATCGTTTCGATCTGGCTGTGACTGATGGCAACCTTGAGCGCTGGCGGGTCTGGTGGCGGCGCGCGAACGTGGAGCACCTGGTCACGTTCGTCGCGGTCTGCCTGGTCACCATCACGGTCATGAGCCTGCTGGCGTACGAGACGCTGGCCGGCCGCGGCGACCTCAAGAGCGACCCGTCGTTCCTGCGCATCGAGGGCGACGTGCTGGCCGACCGCGTGGGTGTCTGGCTCAAGCTGCTCTTCTTCGCGATCGCCGCGGTCTCGCTGTGGGCCGCCGCGATGGGGCTGCTCGACGTGATCGGCCGCCTCACCGCGGACTTCGTGCACCGCGTCTACACGCCCGGCTCCACCCGCTGGACCGAGCCCCGCCTCTACCTGCTGGTCGTCTGGACCGAGATCGTGCTCGGCTCGATCATCCTGCTGGCCGGTTTCACCCAGCCGCTCGGCCTGCTGATCGTGTCGACCTGTGCGGCCTCGGTGGTCACGCTGCTCTACTCGATCCTGCTGGTCCGCCTCAACATCAAGGACCTTCCCGCGCCGGTACGACTGGGAGGCTGGCGGCTCGGCGGCATGCTCGTGGCCATCGCGTTCTACGGCTTCTTCGCGATAGCGATGATCGTGACCCAGTTGCAGCGGCTATGA